A part of Haliotis asinina isolate JCU_RB_2024 chromosome 10, JCU_Hal_asi_v2, whole genome shotgun sequence genomic DNA contains:
- the LOC137297911 gene encoding A disintegrin and metalloproteinase with thrombospondin motifs 9-like — protein MATPSNTGHFITNQYVDDEKTRVGTNAQTQMVWMIGEEVKYVCDPPFSPRGRRVCQSDGSWTEFFCVLVTDCSQVKTCNNAYGDGEYWIVLEKYNNARVKIYCHDMSSDTPGHFVSLQEDNYSVMPTGCFSSYCGRTNFTKIKINLNNLQINTDHTFAEWSCKPGPYGRVMGCSSDAGADCGTVQVNVEGTSFKVSSESTLTGPADIVFSSNHSVMHGKCNGRCSACYSAHQGVRLRFAFSVKEHGTPDEDSANMTICV, from the exons ATGGCGACCCCTTCCAATACAGGCCACTTCATCACAAACCAATACGTCGATGATGAAAAGACGAGAGTGGGCACG AATGCCCAGACTCAGATGGTGTGGATGATCGGGGAGGAGGTGAAGTATGTGTGTGATCCCCCATTTAGTCCACGGGGCAGGCGTGTCTGCCAGTCTGATGGGTCGTGGACGGAGTTCTTTTGTGTATTGGTCACAGACTGCAGCCAGGTGAAGACGTGCAACAATGCCTACGGTGATGGAGAATACTGGATTGTCTTGGAGAAGTACAACAACGCCAGGGTGAAGATCTACTGCCATGACATGTCATCTGATACTCCTGGACATTTCGTCAGCTTGCAGGAAGACAACTACTCAGTGATGCCAACAGGATGTTTCAGTTCCTACTGTGGACGAACAAACTTCACCAAGATCAAAATTAACTTGAACAATCTTCAGATAAATACTGACCACACCTTTGCTGAATGGTCGTGTAAACCTGGTCCTTACGGGCGTGTCATGGGTTGCAGTTCAGACGCCGGAGCAGACTGCGGCACGGTGCAAGTAAATGTTGAAGGAACTAGCTTCAAAGTAAGCAGTGAAAGCACTCTCACAGGACCAGCTGACATTGTATTCTCGTCCAACCACTCGGTGATGCATGGGAAATGTAACGGACGATGCAGTGCTTGCTACTCTGCCCACCAAGGAGTCAGATTAAGATTTGCCTTTTCGGTGAAAGAGCACGGTACTCCTGACGAAGACTCGGCTAATATGACTATCTGTGTTTGA